In Burkholderia gladioli, a genomic segment contains:
- a CDS encoding DUF3619 family protein encodes MSSAPELKELEFALKIRRALDERAAELPPSAADRLAAARRAALARKKPDTAIVLVPALAGGGTGSFGLVRGPAPRPVSLTRRILRAVPLVVLLAGIVGIAYWENLEHTAELADIDAAMLNDNLPLNAYLDHGFNAYLSHTR; translated from the coding sequence ATGAGCTCCGCTCCCGAACTCAAAGAACTGGAATTCGCCCTCAAGATCCGCCGCGCGCTGGACGAACGCGCGGCCGAGCTGCCCCCGTCGGCCGCCGATCGGCTGGCCGCCGCGCGCCGGGCCGCGCTCGCGCGCAAGAAACCCGATACCGCCATCGTGCTGGTGCCCGCCCTCGCGGGCGGCGGCACCGGCAGCTTCGGCCTGGTGCGCGGTCCGGCCCCGCGGCCGGTGTCGCTCACGCGCCGGATCCTGCGCGCGGTGCCGCTGGTGGTGCTGCTGGCCGGCATCGTCGGCATCGCCTACTGGGAAAACCTCGAGCACACGGCCGAGCTCGCGGACATCGACGCCGCGATGCTGAACGACAACCTGCCGCTCAACGCGTACCTCGACCACGGGTTCAACGCATACCTGTCACACACGCGCTGA
- a CDS encoding TetR/AcrR family transcriptional regulator produces MEAKPPRRTRERILELSLKLFNEIGEPNVTTTTIAEEMEISPGNLYYHFRNKDDIINSIFAQFEQQIERRLRFPEDHRPTIDETWSYLQYMADFMWTYRFLYRDLNDLLARNRTLETHFKQIISHKVRFAREMCELLVSDEELVATPAEIEVIATNMAVISTYWLSYQYVMHPRKYNDQDAIRDELHQVSMHVISVMAPYLRGRSRQIFDDLVSGKLPKREFHDYLPPRGAPKDAKS; encoded by the coding sequence ATGGAAGCGAAACCTCCCCGCCGCACGCGTGAACGGATCCTCGAGCTGTCGTTGAAGCTATTCAACGAGATCGGCGAGCCGAACGTCACCACCACCACGATCGCCGAGGAAATGGAAATCAGTCCAGGCAACCTGTACTACCATTTCCGCAACAAGGACGACATCATCAACAGCATCTTCGCCCAGTTCGAGCAGCAGATCGAACGGCGACTGCGCTTCCCCGAGGACCATCGTCCGACCATCGACGAGACCTGGTCCTATCTGCAGTACATGGCCGATTTCATGTGGACCTACCGGTTCCTGTATCGCGACCTGAACGACCTGCTGGCGCGCAACCGCACGCTGGAAACCCACTTCAAGCAGATCATCAGCCACAAGGTGCGCTTCGCGCGCGAGATGTGCGAGCTGCTGGTGTCCGACGAGGAGCTGGTGGCCACGCCGGCCGAGATCGAGGTGATCGCCACCAACATGGCGGTGATCTCCACCTACTGGCTCTCGTACCAATACGTGATGCACCCGCGCAAGTACAACGACCAGGACGCGATCCGCGACGAACTGCATCAGGTCAGCATGCACGTGATCTCGGTGATGGCGCCGTACCTGCGCGGCCGCTCGCGGCAGATCTTCGACGACCTGGTTTCCGGCAAGCTGCCCAAGCGCGAATTCCACGACTACCTGCCGCCTCGCGGCGCGCCCAAGGACGCGAAATCATGA
- a CDS encoding RDD family protein, whose amino-acid sequence MSHAPAASPIEPAGPRPGVGRRLAALLYEGVLLFGIVFFAALAFALVFQQRNGLVHHRLLAAWIALVVGAYFVWFWTHGGQTLPMKTWRLRLVAANGAPLSAPRAILRYLLGWLWFLPPLALHPLLQLPVPATLAVTAAWVVLWALAARLDPARQFPHDRLAGTRVVAQPR is encoded by the coding sequence GTGAGCCACGCGCCGGCCGCCTCCCCCATCGAACCGGCCGGCCCCCGCCCGGGCGTGGGCCGCCGCCTGGCCGCCCTGCTCTACGAAGGCGTGCTGCTGTTCGGCATCGTGTTCTTCGCCGCGCTGGCCTTCGCGCTGGTGTTCCAGCAACGCAACGGCCTGGTCCACCATCGCCTGCTCGCCGCCTGGATCGCCCTGGTGGTCGGCGCCTACTTCGTGTGGTTCTGGACCCACGGCGGCCAGACGCTGCCGATGAAGACCTGGCGCCTCAGGCTGGTGGCCGCCAACGGCGCCCCGCTCTCGGCACCACGCGCGATCCTGCGCTACCTGCTCGGCTGGCTGTGGTTCCTGCCGCCGCTCGCCCTGCATCCGCTGCTGCAGTTGCCGGTGCCGGCCACCCTTGCCGTGACGGCCGCCTGGGTGGTGCTGTGGGCGCTCGCCGCGCGGCTCGATCCGGCCCGCCAGTTCCCGCACGACCGTCTCGCCGGCACGCGCGTGGTGGCGCAGCCGCGCTGA
- a CDS encoding diacylglycerol kinase encodes MKPATRAKAPAPSPSPLRRPALNAAAFARDPHADNDSHDAHDGHEHHEPLGTDDPLAPLPPNPYKGNRGLTRAWYALKHSVNGFRVAIREESAFRQELTLAAILVPVGLFMPVDAVSHALLIGSVLLVLIVELLNSSVEAAIDRISLERHELSKRAKDLGSAAVTVALGACLTTWGFILWPVVSRWLGH; translated from the coding sequence TTGAAACCTGCCACGCGCGCGAAAGCGCCCGCTCCGTCCCCGTCGCCGCTGCGCCGTCCCGCGCTGAACGCCGCCGCGTTCGCGCGCGATCCGCATGCCGATAACGATTCCCACGATGCGCACGACGGGCACGAGCATCACGAGCCGCTCGGCACCGACGACCCGCTCGCGCCGCTGCCGCCGAACCCCTACAAGGGCAATCGCGGGCTCACGCGCGCCTGGTACGCGCTCAAGCATTCGGTCAACGGCTTTCGCGTGGCGATCCGCGAGGAGAGCGCGTTCCGCCAGGAATTGACGCTCGCCGCGATCCTCGTGCCAGTCGGCCTGTTCATGCCGGTCGACGCGGTTTCGCATGCGCTGCTGATCGGCTCAGTGCTGCTGGTGCTGATCGTCGAACTGCTGAACTCCAGCGTGGAAGCGGCAATCGACCGGATCTCGCTGGAGCGCCACGAGCTCTCGAAACGCGCCAAGGACCTCGGCAGCGCGGCCGTCACGGTCGCGCTCGGCGCCTGCCTGACCACCTGGGGCTTCATCCTCTGGCCGGTGGTGTCGCGCTGGCTCGGCCACTGA
- a CDS encoding UDP-2,3-diacylglucosamine diphosphatase: MGLKTSATTFFQDPAGARAAASAFLSGTAGGDASLPPPASASAGHHDESDGPAHRYRTIWLSDIHLGTSGCQAPYLLDFLRHNDSEYLYLVGDIIDGWQLRKGWYWPQAHNDVVQKILRKARKGTQVIYIPGNHDEAARQFCDLAFGDIQVRGEAFHTTLGGKRLWIVHGDLFDGVIQHAKWLAYLGDTAYTLILVLNRWFNRIRSRLGFQYWSLSQYLKHQVKNAVNFISSFENVMTDEARRRGCDGVVCGHIHKAEIRDIDGVLYCNDGDWVESLSALVETMEGELKIVYWTVMQSPPVTTSRKAKATA, translated from the coding sequence ATGGGCCTCAAAACGTCCGCGACTACCTTCTTCCAAGACCCGGCCGGCGCCCGCGCGGCAGCCTCGGCGTTCCTCTCCGGCACGGCCGGCGGTGACGCGAGCCTGCCGCCACCGGCCAGCGCCAGCGCCGGCCATCACGACGAATCCGACGGACCCGCGCATCGCTACCGCACCATCTGGCTGTCCGACATCCATCTCGGCACCAGCGGCTGCCAGGCGCCCTACCTGCTCGACTTCCTGCGCCACAACGATTCCGAGTACCTGTACCTGGTCGGCGACATCATCGACGGCTGGCAGTTGCGCAAGGGCTGGTACTGGCCGCAGGCGCACAACGACGTGGTGCAGAAGATCCTGCGCAAGGCGCGCAAGGGCACCCAGGTGATCTACATCCCCGGCAACCACGACGAGGCGGCGCGCCAGTTCTGCGACCTCGCCTTCGGCGACATCCAGGTGCGCGGCGAGGCCTTCCACACCACGCTGGGCGGCAAGCGCCTCTGGATCGTCCACGGCGACCTGTTCGACGGCGTGATCCAGCATGCCAAGTGGCTCGCCTACCTGGGCGACACCGCCTACACGCTGATCCTGGTGCTGAACCGCTGGTTCAACCGGATCCGCAGCCGGCTCGGCTTCCAGTACTGGTCGCTGTCGCAATACCTGAAGCACCAGGTCAAGAACGCCGTGAACTTCATCTCCTCGTTCGAGAACGTGATGACCGACGAGGCGCGCCGCCGCGGCTGCGACGGCGTGGTATGCGGCCATATCCACAAGGCCGAGATCCGCGACATCGACGGCGTGCTGTACTGCAACGACGGCGACTGGGTGGAGAGCCTGTCGGCGCTGGTCGAGACCATGGAGGGCGAGCTGAAGATCGTCTACTGGACGGTGATGCAGTCGCCGCCCGTCACCACCTCGCGCAAGGCGAAGGCCACCGCGTGA
- a CDS encoding TIGR00730 family Rossman fold protein, whose translation MKSVCVYCGSSAGTRGVYAEAARAFGQALAQAGLTLVYGGGRVGLMGIIADAVLAAGGRAIGVIPKLLVDKEVGHHGLTELHVVPDMHHRKKMMADLSDAFVAMPGGAGTLEEFFEVYTWAQLGYHRKPVALLNVEGFYDPLVTMLRHTVEEGFMAGSYVESLCIDANPEGLLDQLRRYQPPTRDKWTPVGEAP comes from the coding sequence ATGAAGTCGGTCTGTGTCTACTGCGGCTCCTCGGCGGGCACCCGCGGCGTCTATGCCGAGGCCGCGCGCGCCTTCGGCCAGGCGCTGGCGCAGGCCGGCCTGACGCTGGTCTATGGCGGCGGCCGGGTCGGCCTGATGGGCATCATCGCCGACGCGGTGCTGGCCGCCGGCGGCCGCGCGATCGGCGTGATACCCAAGCTGCTGGTCGACAAGGAAGTCGGCCATCACGGCCTGACCGAGCTGCACGTGGTGCCCGACATGCATCACCGCAAGAAGATGATGGCCGACCTCAGCGATGCCTTCGTCGCGATGCCCGGCGGCGCCGGCACGCTCGAGGAGTTCTTCGAGGTCTATACCTGGGCCCAGCTCGGTTATCACCGCAAGCCGGTGGCCCTGCTCAACGTCGAGGGCTTCTACGACCCGCTCGTCACGATGCTGCGGCATACCGTCGAGGAAGGTTTCATGGCGGGCAGTTACGTGGAGTCGCTCTGCATCGACGCGAACCCCGAAGGCCTGCTCGACCAGTTGCGCCGCTACCAGCCGCCCACGCGCGACAAGTGGACGCCGGTAGGCGAGGCGCCCTGA
- a CDS encoding SDR family oxidoreductase, giving the protein MSASNSKVVLVTGASRGIGAATARLLAARGWAVGINYARDAAAAEALADELRAGGARVTTVRGDVAVEAEVIAMFDHVERELGPLDALVNNAGIVAAPQPLAEMELTRLTRMFEVNVLGAYLCAREAARRLPTDRGGRGGAIVNVSSLAARLGSPNEYVDYAGSKGAVDTLTLGLAKELAPHGVRVNAVRPGLIDTEIHASGGQPDRAARLGAQTPIGRPGRADEVAEAIVWLLGDAASYVTGTLVDVGGGR; this is encoded by the coding sequence ATGTCCGCATCGAACAGCAAGGTCGTCCTCGTCACCGGCGCGAGCCGCGGTATCGGCGCCGCCACCGCGCGCCTGCTCGCCGCGCGCGGCTGGGCCGTCGGCATCAACTACGCGCGCGACGCCGCGGCGGCCGAAGCGCTGGCCGACGAGTTGCGCGCTGGCGGCGCGCGCGTCACCACCGTGCGCGGCGACGTGGCCGTCGAAGCCGAGGTGATCGCCATGTTCGATCATGTCGAGCGCGAACTCGGCCCGCTCGACGCGCTGGTCAACAACGCCGGCATCGTCGCCGCGCCGCAGCCGCTCGCCGAGATGGAGCTGACGCGCCTCACGCGCATGTTCGAGGTCAACGTGCTGGGCGCCTACCTCTGCGCGCGCGAGGCGGCGCGGCGCCTGCCGACCGATCGCGGCGGCCGCGGCGGCGCGATCGTCAATGTCTCCTCGCTGGCCGCGCGGCTCGGCTCGCCGAACGAATATGTCGACTACGCCGGCTCCAAGGGCGCCGTCGACACGCTCACGCTGGGCCTGGCCAAGGAACTCGCGCCACACGGCGTGCGCGTCAACGCCGTGCGGCCCGGCCTGATCGACACCGAGATCCATGCCAGCGGCGGCCAGCCCGATCGCGCGGCGCGGCTCGGCGCGCAGACGCCGATCGGCCGCCCGGGCCGCGCCGACGAGGTGGCCGAGGCGATCGTCTGGCTGCTCGGCGATGCCGCGTCCTACGTGACAGGCACCCTGGTCGACGTCGGCGGCGGACGTTGA
- a CDS encoding glycosyltransferase family 4 protein: MKIMIVTDAWEPQVNGVVRTLKSTSRELSALGHRVELLTPLEFRTIPCPTYPEIRLSLFPYRKLRARIDAFAPDALHIATEGPLGMAARRYARAHKLPFTTAYHTRFPEYVQARFGIPLSATYRFLRWFHGASLAVMAPTPVVKQDLESFGFDNVVLWTRGVDLDIFEPMESKVLNTARPIFLYVGRVAIEKNVEAFLKLDLPGSKWVAGEGPALAELKSRYPEANYLGVLSQAELAKVYAAADVFVFPSKTDTFGLVLLEALACGTPVAAYPVTGPVDVLGGGHAGAMNEDLREACLEALKIDRATAREWAERFSWRAASEQFASHLKPLPNTASSQPQGAAV; this comes from the coding sequence ATGAAGATCATGATCGTCACCGATGCGTGGGAGCCGCAAGTCAACGGCGTCGTGCGTACCCTGAAGAGCACCTCGCGCGAGCTGAGCGCGCTCGGCCATCGCGTCGAGCTGCTCACGCCGCTGGAATTCCGCACCATCCCCTGCCCGACGTATCCCGAGATCCGCCTGTCGCTGTTCCCGTATCGCAAGCTGCGCGCGCGCATCGACGCGTTCGCGCCCGACGCGCTGCACATCGCCACCGAAGGCCCGCTCGGCATGGCCGCGCGCCGCTACGCGCGCGCCCACAAGCTGCCCTTCACCACCGCCTATCACACGCGCTTTCCCGAATACGTGCAGGCGCGCTTCGGCATCCCGCTGTCGGCCACCTACCGCTTCCTGCGCTGGTTCCACGGTGCCTCGCTGGCGGTGATGGCGCCCACCCCGGTGGTCAAGCAGGACCTGGAATCCTTCGGCTTCGACAACGTGGTGCTGTGGACCCGCGGCGTCGACCTCGACATCTTCGAACCGATGGAATCGAAGGTGCTGAACACCGCGCGCCCGATCTTCCTCTACGTGGGGCGCGTGGCGATCGAGAAGAACGTCGAGGCCTTCCTGAAGCTCGACCTGCCCGGCTCGAAGTGGGTGGCGGGCGAAGGCCCCGCGCTGGCCGAGCTGAAATCACGCTATCCTGAGGCGAATTATCTTGGCGTGCTGTCGCAGGCGGAACTCGCCAAGGTCTACGCGGCGGCCGACGTGTTCGTGTTCCCGAGCAAGACCGACACCTTCGGCCTGGTGCTGCTCGAGGCGCTCGCCTGCGGCACGCCGGTGGCGGCCTATCCGGTGACGGGCCCGGTCGACGTGCTTGGCGGCGGTCACGCCGGCGCGATGAACGAGGACCTGCGCGAGGCCTGCCTGGAAGCGCTGAAGATCGATCGCGCCACCGCGCGCGAATGGGCCGAGCGCTTCTCGTGGCGCGCCGCCTCCGAGCAGTTCGCCTCGCACCTGAAGCCGCTGCCGAACACCGCCAGCTCCCAACCTCAAGGCGCCGCCGTTTGA
- a CDS encoding DUF3106 domain-containing protein has translation MQKRGLAIFFGSVIALVVAYAATYPRFFETPAPIAAAPVAASGTTPPAQPAVSLSLPNAFPTLAPASPLSWARLSAQQHEALAPFERQWDGFSDARKRKWLRIAARFPKMSPEEQKRLHERMTQWANMTAEERRVARENYQASQDLPAQARERAWKDYQKLSPEQKAKLAAAERRRRPTVVSAPPSGKSDRDINRLVNAHDHPANAPAKPLTPLTTPPAEAGASAAVPTTAASGTVQPPAPLPVSPADAPSIFKGS, from the coding sequence ATGCAGAAACGGGGACTGGCGATATTTTTCGGGAGCGTGATCGCGCTCGTGGTTGCCTACGCGGCCACCTACCCCCGTTTTTTCGAGACCCCGGCGCCTATCGCCGCCGCGCCGGTGGCGGCCTCCGGCACCACGCCGCCCGCCCAGCCCGCCGTCAGCCTGTCCCTGCCCAATGCATTTCCGACGCTGGCGCCCGCCAGCCCGCTGTCCTGGGCGCGCCTGAGCGCGCAGCAGCACGAGGCGCTGGCGCCCTTCGAACGCCAATGGGACGGCTTCAGCGATGCGCGCAAGCGCAAATGGCTGCGGATCGCCGCACGTTTCCCGAAGATGTCGCCCGAAGAGCAGAAACGCCTGCATGAGCGGATGACCCAGTGGGCCAACATGACGGCCGAGGAACGGCGCGTCGCGCGCGAGAACTACCAGGCCTCGCAGGACCTGCCCGCGCAGGCCCGCGAACGCGCCTGGAAGGACTACCAGAAGCTGTCGCCCGAGCAGAAGGCCAAGCTGGCCGCCGCCGAGCGCCGTCGCCGACCGACCGTGGTCAGCGCGCCGCCCTCCGGCAAGAGCGACCGCGACATCAACCGCCTGGTCAACGCGCACGACCACCCGGCCAACGCGCCCGCCAAGCCGCTCACGCCGCTGACGACGCCGCCCGCCGAAGCGGGCGCCAGCGCCGCGGTGCCGACCACGGCCGCCTCCGGCACGGTCCAGCCGCCCGCGCCGCTGCCGGTCTCGCCGGCCGACGCGCCGTCGATCTTCAAGGGCTCGTGA
- a CDS encoding RNA polymerase sigma factor: MASDKELADFLAGVERRAFKQAAYAVRDDDASLDIVQDAMIRLAEKYGDRPAAELPLLFQRILQNAIHDYFRRQKVRNTWVSLFSSLGGADDDDFDPLETLDTADNGSGIESSESRLEREQVLSLIDEEIRKLPARQREAFLMRYWEDMDVAETAAAMGCSEGSVKTHCSRATHALAQALKAKGITL; encoded by the coding sequence ATGGCATCAGACAAGGAACTCGCCGACTTTCTGGCGGGCGTCGAAAGGCGCGCGTTCAAGCAGGCCGCCTACGCGGTTCGCGACGACGACGCCTCGCTCGACATCGTGCAGGACGCGATGATCCGGCTCGCCGAGAAATACGGCGACCGCCCGGCCGCCGAACTGCCCCTGCTTTTCCAGCGGATCCTGCAGAACGCGATCCACGACTACTTCCGCCGCCAGAAGGTCCGCAACACCTGGGTGAGCCTGTTTTCCTCGCTCGGCGGCGCCGATGACGACGACTTCGATCCGCTCGAAACGCTCGACACGGCCGACAACGGCAGCGGCATCGAGAGCAGCGAATCGCGCCTGGAGCGGGAGCAGGTGCTGTCGCTGATCGACGAAGAAATCCGCAAGCTGCCGGCGCGTCAACGGGAAGCATTCCTGATGCGTTACTGGGAAGATATGGATGTCGCCGAAACAGCCGCTGCCATGGGCTGCTCCGAAGGCAGCGTCAAGACGCATTGCTCACGGGCCACGCACGCATTGGCACAAGCGCTCAAGGCCAAAGGAATCACGCTATGA